The Catellicoccus marimammalium M35/04/3 genome has a window encoding:
- a CDS encoding HigA family addiction module antitoxin: protein MKKVYPAILEVDPVGYGVYFPDVDGAVTQGKDELEALENASDALGIMLASYIENNEELPIATPIHELVKKHDDDIITLVSVELDDYITSYENVVISEVLNQEFMKPYNVSPEELSEKTNIPITIIQNILHNKEKITVDTSIRLGHFFGVPAKYFINLQNDIDVQNFESEYQDEYNKIQQIKA from the coding sequence ATGAAAAAAGTATACCCTGCAATTCTTGAAGTAGACCCAGTAGGATATGGTGTATATTTTCCAGACGTAGATGGAGCAGTAACTCAAGGGAAAGATGAGTTAGAAGCATTGGAAAATGCGTCTGACGCTTTAGGAATCATGTTAGCAAGTTATATTGAAAATAATGAAGAATTACCTATAGCTACTCCTATTCATGAATTAGTGAAAAAACATGATGATGATATTATTACTTTAGTTTCTGTTGAGTTAGATGATTATATAACTAGTTATGAGAATGTAGTTATAAGTGAAGTATTAAATCAAGAATTTATGAAACCTTATAATGTATCTCCTGAAGAGTTATCAGAAAAAACAAATATCCCAATTACTATTATTCAAAATATTCTACATAATAAAGAAAAAATCACTGTAGATACGTCTATTCGACTAGGACATTTTTTTGGAGTCCCTGCGAAATATTTTATCAATTTACAAAATGATATAGATGTACAAAATTTTGAATCAGAATATCAAGATGAATATAATAAAATTCAACAAATCAAAGCCTAA